From Glycine max cultivar Williams 82 chromosome 11, Glycine_max_v4.0, whole genome shotgun sequence, the proteins below share one genomic window:
- the LOC100818382 gene encoding signal recognition particle 43 kDa protein, chloroplastic: MEAIFATKPASHSLLLTKLSPNPKHLFPPHQQSFHNIRHKPTRFRPVTAVFQNQHQQDAAAASNHTEDESYGEVKGIIGSRALEAATGMEYLIEWNDGHAPSWVPADFIAKDVVDEYETPWWTAAKKADESALKNLTKSDDGRDVDAVDADGRTALLFVAGLGSESCVKLLAEAGANLDHRDRSGGLAALHMAAGYVRPGVAKVLLDLGADPEVADDRGRTALDLAREILKVTPKGNPMQFGRRIGLEGVIRVLEGAVFEYAEVQEILERRGKGENLEYLVRWKDGGANEWVKAKFVAEDLVKDYEAGLEYAVAEAVLAKRVADEGTPEFLVKWADLEEPTWEPEENVDPELVKAFEGSNNQAQPSSNGPAVVFSNQDSPSL, encoded by the coding sequence ATGGAAGCCATATTCGCCACCAAACCCGCTTCCCATTCTCTCCTCTTAACTAAACTCTCTCCGAATCCCAAACACTTGTTCCCTCCACACCAACAATCCTTTCACAACATCCGCCACAAACCCACGCGCTTCCGCCCCGTCACCGCTGTTTTCCAAAACCAACATCAACAAGATGCAGCTGCAGCTTCCAACCACACCGAAGATGAGTCCTACGGCGAAGTCAAAGGCATCATTGGAAGCAGAGCCTTGGAAGCCGCCACCGGAATGGAGTACCTCATCGAGTGGAACGACGGCCACGCGCCGTCCTGGGTTCCCGCCGACTTCATAGCCAAAGACGTCGTCGACGAGTACGAAACTCCCTGGTGGACTGCCGCCAAGAAAGCCGACGAGTCCGCGTTGAAAAACTTAACCAAATCCGACGACGGCCGCGACGTCGACGCCGTGGACGCCGACGGCCGCACTGCGCTCCTCTTCGTCGCCGGACTCGGCTCGGAGTCCTGCGTGAAGCTGCTAGCGGAGGCCGGCGCGAATCTGGACCACCGCGACCGGAGCGGCGGCCTCGCGGCTCTGCACATGGCGGCGGGGTACGTCAGGCCCGGCGTGGCGAAGGTTCTCTTGGATCTCGGCGCGGATCCCGAGGTGGCGGACGACCGCGGGAGAACGGCGTTGGATCTGGCGAGGGAGATTCTGAAGGTGACGCCGAAGGGGAATCCGATGCAGTTCGGACGCAGGATTGGACTGGAAGGTGTGATTAGGGTTTTGGAAGGGGCAGTGTTCGAGTACGCGGAGGTGCAGGAGATTCTGGAACGGAGAGGAAAGGGTGAGAATTTGGAGTATCTTGTGCGGTGGAAGGACGGTGGTGCCAACGAGTGGGTGAAGGCGAAGTTTGTGGCGGAGGATTTGGTGAAAGACTACGAGGCTGGCCTCGAGTACGCCGTCGCTGAGGCGGTGCTCGCGAAAAGGGTAGCGGATGAAGGGACGCCGGAGTTTTTGGTTAAATGGGCCGATTTGGAGGAGCCCACATGGGAGCCCGAGGAGAATGTGGACCCAGAGCTTGTCAAAGCTTTCGAGGGAAGTAACAACCAGGCCCAGCCCAGTAGTAATGGGCCCGCTGTGGTCTTTTCCAATCAGGATAGCCCTAGCCTGTGA
- the LOC100818914 gene encoding L-ascorbate oxidase homolog: MKLINKPSQLRSLLSLFCSILLLLELAFVAAEDPYRFFDWTITYGDIYPLGVKQQVILINGQFPGPEIYSVTNDNLIINVHNNLTEPFLLSWNGVQQRRNSYQDGVYGTTCPIPPGKNFTYTLQVKDQIGSFFYFPSLAFHKAAGGFGAIKILSRPRIPVPFPDPAGDFSLLIGDWYQINHKKLQSVLDFGHRLPFPQAVLINGRPSGTTFTVEQGKTYRLRISNVGLQNTLNFRIQGHDMKLVEVEGTHTIQTTYSSLDVHVGQSYSVLITVDQAPKDYYIVVSTRFTNKIFTSTAILHYSNSQQSVSGPIPSGPTTQIDWSIKQARSIRTNLTASGPRPNPQGSYHYGLINISRTITLVSSTAQVNKKQRYAVNSVSFTPADTPLKLADYFNIGGIFQVGSIPDSPSGRPMYLDTSVMGADFRAFVEVVFQNHENIIQSWHIDGYSFWVVGMDGGVWTPNSRNQYNLRDAVSRSTTQVYPKSWTAIYMALDNVGMWNMRSEFWARQYLGQQFYLRVYLPVGSIRDEYPIPKNALLCGKAAGRTTR; encoded by the exons ATGAAGTTGATCAATAAACCATCGCAACTACGTTCCCTCTTGAGCCTTTTCTGCTCCATTTTGCTGCTCTTGGAATTAGCTTTCGTGGCTGCGGAGGACCCTTATAGATTCTTCGACTGGACCATTACCTATGGTGACATTTATCCCCTAGGAGTTAAACAACAG GTTATTCTTATCAATGGCCAATTCCCAGGCCCTGAAATCTATTCTGTTACCAATGACAATTTGATCATTAACGTGCACAATAACTTGACCGAGCCGTTTCTTCTATCATG GAATGGTGTTCAACAAAGGAGAAATTCTTATCAAGATGGAGTTTATGGCACCACATGCCCCATCCCTCCTGGGAAGAACTTCACCTACACACTTCaagtcaaagatcaaattggAAGTTTCTTCTATTTCCCATCTCTTGCTTTCCACAAGGCAGCTGGTGGTTTTGGAGCCATCAAAATCCTTAGCAGGCCAAGGATCCCTGTCCCGTTCCCAGACCCAGCTGGTGATTTCTCCCTTCTTATTGGTGATTGGTACCAAATCAATCACAAG AAGCTTCAGAGTGTTCTAGATTTTGGACACAGACTTCCATTCCCTCAAGCCGTTCTCATCAATGGTCGTCCAAGTGGCACAACATTCACAGTTGAGCAAG GGAAAACATATAGGCTTAGAATATCAAATGTTGGACTTCAAAATACACTAAACTTTAGGATTCAAGGTCATGACATGAAGTTGGTGGAAGTTGAGGGAACTCACACCATACAAACCACATATTCTTCATTAGATGTTCACGTGGGACAATCTTATTCTGTGCTTATCACAGTTGATCAAGCACCCAAGGACTACTACATTGTAGTGTCTACACGTTTCACTAACAAAATTTTCACAAGCACTGCTATCCTTCACTACAGTAACTCCCAACAATCTGTTTCTGGCCCAATTCCTAGTGGCCCAACCACTCAAATCGATTGGTCAATCAAACAAGCTCGTTCAATAAG GACAAACTTGACAGCGAGTGGACCAAGGCCAAATCCACAAGGCTCCTACCACTATGGATTAATAAACATTAGTAGGACAATTACCTTGGTGAGCTCAACAGCACAAGTGAACAAGAAACAAAGATACGCAGTGAACAGTGTTTCATTCACACCTGCTGACACTCCTTTGAAGCTAGCAGATTACTTCAACATTGGAGGGATTTTCCAAGTTGGAAGCATCCCAGATAGCCCTTCTGGTAGACCCATGTATCTTGACACCTCAGTCATGGGTGCCGACTTTCGAGCCTTCGTCGAGGTCGTGTTTCAGAACCATGAAAACATCATCCAGAGCTGGCACATTGATGGGTACTCATTTTGGGTTGTAGG AATGGACGGTGGTGTGTGGACGCCTAATAGTCGTAACCAATACAACCTCAGAGATGCAGTATCGAGGAGCACAACACAG GTATATCCTAAGTCATGGACCGCAATTTACATGGCATTAGATAATGTGGGTATGTGGAACATGAGGAGTGAATTTTGGGCACGCCAATACCTTGGACAACAATTCTATTTGAGAGTTTATTTACCAGTTGGATCCATTAGGGATGAATATCCAATTCCCAAGAATGCTCTTCTTTGTGGCAAAGCTGCAGGCAGGACAACCAGGTGA
- the LOC100819455 gene encoding rop guanine nucleotide exchange factor 1 — protein MGSVSSEDASDHMSNRCGSYSLSADVSESESCSSFSARRFDAEGASSSANLSPRPVAAHFNFPPAQVLLPVIGGKDVFVWDHKRDLDLSEVEMMKERFAKLLLGEDMSGGGKGVCTALAISNAITNLSATVFGELWRLEPLAPQKKAMWRREMEWLLCVSDSIVELVPSVQQFPGGGTYEVMATRPRSDLYINLPALKKLDGMLLSMLDGFHDTQFWYVDRGIILGDSKDCDAYGRPSVRQEEKWWLPSPKLPPNGLSEESRKRLQQCRDCTNQILKAAVAINTSVLAEMEIPGAYIESLPKNGKACLGDIIYRYLTADQFSPECLLDCLDLSSEHHTLDIANRIEAAIHVWRLKDHKKHLSSAKSRRPWGGKVKGLVADSEKNKNNFLAQRAETLLESLKHRFPGLPQTALDMAKIQYNKDVGQSILESYSRVMESLAFNIMARIDDVLYVDDSIKRCAAADSLSLFSRGGFGGMPIQKRFSPSPFSIQHTPYASPFATPTFCSSTPVTGSPCSPARIHDVKRNAPKEGADSKTDKLATSEFERVWSYAGNLSARRVSGDAPERD, from the exons ATGGGGAGCGTTTCGTCCGAAGATGCTTCAGACCACATGAGCAACCGTTGTGGGAGTTATAGTCTCAGTGCTGATGTCAGCGAGTCGGAGAGCTGCAGCAGCTTCTCCGCCCGCCGCTTCGACGCCGAGGGAGCTTCCAGTTCAGCCAACCTCTCACCGCGCCCCGTCGCTGCTCACTTTAACTTCCCGCCGGCGCAGGTCTTGCTTCCCGTCATTGGCGGCAAAGACGTCTTCGTTTGGGATCACAAGCGTGATCTCGATTTGTCTG aagtggaaatgatgaaggagaGGTTCGCTAAGCTGCTTCTGGGAGAGGATATGTCTGGTGGTGGAAAAGGGGTGTGTACTGCACTTGCAATCTCCAATGCAATAACCAATCTCTCTG CAACTGTGTTTGGCGAACTGTGGAGGTTAGAGCCGCTGGCGCCACAGAAGAAAGCTATGTGGCGTAGAGAAATGGAGTGGCTGTTATGTGTGAGTGATTCCATTGTGGAGTTAGTGCCATCTGTGCAGCAGTTTCCTGGGGGTGGAACCTATGAGGTGATGGCGACGCGGCCTCGCTCAGATTTGTATATCAATCTTCCGGCTCTGAAGAAGCTTGATGGGATGCTGCTTAGTATGCTTGATGGGTTTCATGACACACAGTTTTGGTATGTTGACCGGGGAATTATATTGGGCGATTCCAAGGATTGTGATGCCTATGGTAGACCTTCGGTTAGGCAAGAGGAGAAATGGTGGCTTCCCTCTCCCAAGCTTCCCCCAAATGGCTTGTCCGAGGAAAGCAGGAAAAGGTTGCAGCAGTGTAGGGATTGCACAAATCAGATTCTAAAAGCTGCTGTGGCAATTAATACTTCTGTTCTTGCTGAAATGGAAATTCCGGGTGCCTACATTGAGTCCTTGCCCAAG AATGGAAAGGCTTGTCTAGGGGATATAATCTATCGATACTTAACGGCAGACCAGTTCTCGCCTGAATGTCTCCTTGATTGCCTGGATCTTTCGTCAGAGCACCACACTCTGGATATAGCTAATAGAATTGAGGCTGCTATACATGTATGGAGGCTGAAGGACCATAAGAAACATCTAAGTTCAGCAAAATCCAGACGGCCTTGGGGTGGAAAGGTGAAGGGACTTGTTGCTGACAGTGAGAAGAACAAGAACAACTTTCTTGCCCAACGGGCAGAGACACTTCTAGAAAGCTTAAAACACCGATTTCCAGGGCTCCCTCAGACTGCACTAGATATGGCCAAAATTCAATATAATAAG GATGTCGGACAGTCTATTCTTGAAAGTTATTCAAGAGTGATGGAGAGCTTGGCCTTTAACATAATGGCCAGGATTGATGATGTCCTATATGTAGACGATAGTATAAAGCGATGCGCAGCTGCAGATTCTCTCTCATTGTTCAGCAGGGGAGGTTTTGGTGGCATGCCCATCCAGAAGCGATTCTCTCCTAGTCCCTTCTCAATTCAACACACCCCATATGCCTCCCCATTTGCAACGCCAACATTCTGTTCCTCCACTCCTGTTACTGGGAGCCCTTGCAGTCCTGCAAGGATACATGATGTGAAAAGGAATGCTCCGAAGGAGGGTGCAGACTCGAAGACAGATAAGTTGGCCACATCTGAGTTTGAGAGGGTTTGGTCATACGCGGGAAACCTCAGTGCAAGAAGAGTGTCTGGCGATGCTCCAGAAAGAGACTGA
- the LOC100820516 gene encoding uncharacterized protein, protein MERGSGKLSRKKSGGGNGQVLDGSNIMELVGNQQVFTTFVDHKFHELDTDKDGKLSVKELQPAVADIGAALGLPAHGTNPDSDHIYSEVLNEFTHGKQENVSKSEFKEVLSDILLGMAAGLKRDPIVILRIDGEDLLEFVNGSGYEAEMNSIFSQIESPNRSLHDHIIEALGKLTVEQGIPPTSDSWVLSNIMEPALLSQAGSDLDKSVSQETFLEEFKIVAMSVANRLKEQPVIVAHSENTFDGSGVKRLLSNKFELDKILNSAMETMPKDRNGKLSKEYLRVALDTVAPSAGLPPVGAIEEMDKVIGEVFKMVNADDAKVVKEDEFKKLLTEILGNIMLQLEGNPISVSSNSVVHEPLDSSSTLLQPSPSETAA, encoded by the exons ATGGAGAGAGGTTCGGGCAAGCTGAGCAGGAAGAAAAGTGGTGGTGGAAACGGACAGGTTCTAGACGGTTCTAATATTATGGAGTTGGTTGGAAACCAGCAAGTTTTCACCACCTTCGTGGACCATAAGTTTCACGAGTTAGACACAGACAAAGATGGCAAACTCTCTGTCAAAGAGCTCCAGCCTGCTGTTGCTGACATAGGAGCTGCTCTTGGTTTGCCTGCTCACGGCACTAATCCTGATTCTGATCACATCTATTCCGag GTGTTGAATGAATTCACACATGGGAAGCAGGAAAACGTGAGCAAGAGTGAGTTCAAAGAGGTTCTCTCAGACATTCTTTTGGGTATGGCTGCTGGACTGAAGCGTGATCCAATTGTGATACTTCGCATTGATGGAGAAGATCTTTTGGAGTTTGTTAATGGTTCAGGTTATGAAGCTGAAATGAATTCCATATTCTCTCAGATTGAGTCCCCTAACAGATCACTTCATGATCATATAATTGAAGCTCTTGGCAAGCTCACTGTTGAACAAGGAATTCCTCCTACATCAGATTCTTGG gTTTTGAGCAACATTATGGAACCCGCACTGCTATCTCAAGCTGGCTCTGATTTGGATAAGTCCGTTTCTCAAGAGACATTTTTGGAGGAATTTAAGATAGTGGCAATGAGTGTGGCTAATCGTCTTAAGGAGCAACCTGTCATAGTTGCTCACAGTGAGAACACCTTTGATGGAAGTGGTGTTAAGAGACTATTATCCAACAAGTTTGAATTGGACAAG ATTTTGAACTCAGCCATGGAGACTATGCCAAAAGATCGAAATGGAAAGCTTTCAAAGGAGTATCTAAGGGTGGCACTGGACACGGTGGCTCCATCTGCTGGTTTACCTCCTGTTGGTGCAATTGAAGAG ATGGACAAGGTTATTGGTGAAGTCTTTAAGATGGTGAATGCAGATGATGCGAAGGTGGTGAAAGAAGACGAATTCAAGAAACTATTAACTGAAATACTGGGGAACATAATGTTGCAGTTGGAGGGAAATCCCATATCAGTTTCTTCAAATTCGGTAGTACACGAGCcactagactcatcttctacaCTTCTGCAGCCATCCCCTAGTGAAACAGCAGCATAG
- the XIP1-2 gene encoding aquaporin TIP1-2, which translates to MDSANSHVVVKQLPCSVQSSKPICLMGKNSLKRKCFASIGAHEIFRPEMWKAALTELTATASLMFTLTTSIIACLDSHEIDPKLLVPFAVFTIAFLFLIVTVPLTGGHMSPVFTFIAALKGVVTLTRALIYVLAQCIGSIIGFFILKCVMDPKLAYTYSLGGCAISGQGVINSSSGGIKPLDALLVEFTCTFVVLFVGVTLAFDKKRSRDLGLPMVCLVVAGAMALAVFVSITVTGRAGYAGVGLNPARCLGPALLHGGLLWEGHWVFWLGPFLACVVYYAVSINLPREGLVWVDGEYDVLKLALGSCGNVYNTSVSKDHQLEEPSAGFQV; encoded by the exons ATGGATTCAGCTAATTCCCATGTTGTTGTTAAACAACTTCCGTGTTCTGTTCAGAGCAGCAAACCAATCTGTTTGATGGGAAAGAACTCTTTAAAGCGAAAGTGTTTTGCTTCTATTGGGGCACATGAGATTTTCAGACCAGag ATGTGGAAAGCAGCACTAACAGAATTAACAGCCACTGCCTCTCTAATGTTCACCTTGACAACTTCCATCATTGCATGCTTGGACTCACATGAGATCGATCCTAAGCTTCTTGTTCCCTTTGCAGTCTTCACAATAGCCTTTTTGTTCCTAATTGTGACGGTTCCTCTCACGGGAGGCCACATGAGTCCTGTTTTCACATTCATTGCTGCTTTAAAGGGTGTTGTGACTCTCACCCGTGCCCTCATTTACGTGCTAGCACAATGCATTGGTTCAATAATTGGTTTCTTTATACTAAAATGTGTCATGGACCCAAAATTAGCTTACACATATTCCTTGGGAGGTTGTGCCATCAGTGGCCAAGGAGTGATCAATTCTTCTTCTGGTGGTATTAAGCCACTAGATGCTTTGTTAGTGGAATTCACTTGCACATTTGTGGTACTCTTTGTGGGGGTAACATTGGCATTTGATAAGAAAAGGTCAAGGGATTTGGGCTTGCCAATGGTGTGCTTGGTGGTGGCAGGAGCTATGGCATTGGCGGTATTTGTGTCCATAACTGTAACTGGGCGGGCCGGTTATGCGGGTGTGGGCTTGAACCCTGCAAGATGCTTAGGCCCAGCGTTGCTTCATGGAGGGTTACTCTGGGAAGGGCATTGGGTTTTCTGGCTTGGGCCCTTCTTGGCATGTGTAGTCTATTATGCTGTGTCTATTAACCTACCAAGGGAGGGTTTGGTTTGGGTGGATGGAGAATATGATGTGTTGAAATTGGCTCTCGGTTCTTGTGGGAATGTCTATAATACTTCCGTTTCAAAGGATCATCAACTAGAAGAACCAAGTGCAGGGTTCCAAGTCTAA